Proteins found in one Sporosarcina sp. FSL K6-3457 genomic segment:
- a CDS encoding DUF6063 family protein → MYDEQAILRAFTVYAELTKNGVLEGELFEDYTASEDIRRLIEQFVKEVECTTVVAGDQMFLVPLTRHSSFHYSNETMKRKYLKSQSTNADLYLLYFSTLVFFGEFYNSYATTEATIDFLRIDDWARSMNQRITFLKGHDLEALATLEKEYSYNWLAIVERWDGLDDLKETAKRQVGNTQSRLSFLDSVSRFLIAEGLATWIGEGELALTEKAKVIIQSYFMEYEYNRAILDFLYAHELNKEVEE, encoded by the coding sequence ATGTATGATGAACAAGCCATTTTACGGGCTTTCACAGTGTATGCCGAATTGACGAAAAATGGCGTGCTGGAAGGGGAACTTTTTGAAGACTATACAGCAAGTGAAGACATTCGAAGATTGATCGAACAGTTCGTGAAAGAAGTAGAATGTACAACTGTTGTTGCGGGGGATCAAATGTTCCTTGTGCCCCTTACACGCCACTCATCGTTTCATTACTCGAATGAAACAATGAAAAGAAAATATTTGAAAAGCCAATCAACAAATGCCGATTTGTATTTGCTCTACTTTTCGACACTCGTTTTCTTCGGTGAATTTTATAATAGTTATGCGACGACAGAGGCAACGATTGATTTTTTGCGTATTGATGACTGGGCACGCAGCATGAATCAGCGAATCACCTTTTTAAAAGGGCATGATTTAGAAGCATTAGCTACGTTGGAAAAGGAATACTCTTATAATTGGTTAGCAATTGTTGAAAGATGGGACGGACTTGATGATTTGAAAGAAACCGCCAAAAGACAAGTTGGTAATACACAAAGTCGGTTAAGTTTTCTAGATTCAGTAAGTCGTTTTTTAATCGCAGAAGGATTAGCAACATGGATTGGTGAGGGTGAGCTTGCTTTAACTGAAAAAGCAAAAGTTATTATCCAAAGTTATTTCATGGAATACGAATACAACCGTGCTATTTTAGATTTTCTTTATGCACATGAATTGAATAAGGAGGTTGAGGAGTAA
- a CDS encoding replicative DNA helicase gives MQFSDTLTLNYSERVRRLALFEPLFELDRLQRKDLNGKTIPMKDFGFLTLLFFFEHKLMRNQKVNAADLGDFLKEMTGDRLSISDDSYLQIAREIIMKFRPSGGKCIVPYYNWETKVEESVQFSFLRDNDFQKGIQYYTLDEDGLELVFATREFYSEFQLSIHQLMLRKQLEKGEFKSALRQMNEMFIEVERLNERMLKVGREIKRNIVSSETFSRYQKLLEDIYDRLKRENEEFDELTTFVKETQDHLYYENIEQEERTAYRYILEIAKELERVHGEHGALLFQCMEMKNTALKAAHESLYFSGVASFNFEQDITTRLLNSPAALEGVKGLAAPFGSLEQIEVWSPLTIFEPQLIGKIEEEQKTSEFLVVDEEEQKMKYAVIQNEAYGEIMRLLIVELETQPSLLFSAFIASVVDTNLLDHRLFYEFLLVLHQRSPLHTSQSFEESTTEHALSSIFSLLGNRTLTITEQKKILQVTERYSIQEMLFQLEGGVEDV, from the coding sequence ATGCAATTTTCTGATACTTTAACACTGAATTATAGTGAACGTGTGAGACGTCTTGCCCTATTCGAGCCGTTATTTGAACTGGATCGCCTACAAAGAAAAGATCTCAACGGTAAAACAATTCCGATGAAAGATTTTGGGTTTCTAACGCTATTGTTCTTTTTTGAACATAAACTGATGCGTAATCAGAAGGTAAATGCGGCCGACTTAGGAGACTTTTTAAAAGAAATGACAGGCGATCGACTGTCCATCTCTGACGATAGTTATCTTCAAATTGCCCGCGAGATCATTATGAAATTTCGTCCATCTGGGGGAAAGTGTATTGTTCCCTATTACAATTGGGAAACCAAAGTGGAGGAATCTGTTCAATTTTCATTTCTACGTGATAATGATTTTCAAAAAGGCATCCAATATTATACCTTAGATGAAGATGGACTCGAACTCGTTTTTGCAACCCGAGAGTTTTACAGTGAGTTTCAATTATCGATTCATCAACTAATGCTACGAAAGCAGCTTGAGAAAGGGGAATTTAAAAGTGCACTTCGACAAATGAACGAAATGTTTATCGAAGTCGAACGATTAAATGAGCGAATGTTGAAGGTAGGGCGTGAAATTAAACGAAATATCGTCTCTAGTGAAACTTTTTCTCGTTATCAAAAATTGCTAGAAGATATTTATGATCGTTTAAAAAGGGAAAATGAGGAATTCGATGAGCTAACGACTTTTGTTAAAGAGACGCAAGATCATTTGTATTATGAAAATATAGAACAAGAAGAACGTACAGCCTACCGCTACATATTAGAAATCGCCAAAGAGCTAGAACGTGTTCATGGCGAGCATGGTGCATTGTTATTTCAATGTATGGAAATGAAAAACACAGCATTAAAGGCAGCACATGAATCCTTATACTTTTCAGGTGTCGCCTCATTTAACTTTGAGCAAGACATTACAACACGTCTATTAAACAGTCCCGCTGCACTTGAAGGTGTCAAAGGACTTGCTGCACCGTTTGGTTCACTTGAGCAAATAGAAGTATGGTCTCCTTTGACAATTTTTGAACCTCAATTGATTGGGAAAATAGAAGAAGAACAAAAGACTTCTGAATTTCTAGTTGTCGATGAAGAAGAGCAAAAAATGAAATATGCCGTAATTCAAAACGAAGCATATGGTGAAATCATGCGCCTATTAATCGTAGAATTGGAAACGCAGCCGTCATTACTCTTTTCTGCTTTTATAGCTAGTGTAGTTGACACAAACCTATTGGATCATCGATTATTTTATGAATTTTTACTCGTGTTACATCAACGCTCACCTTTACATACTTCACAATCATTTGAAGAATCCACAACAGAACATGCTTTATCGTCTATATTTTCTTTGCTTGGTAATCGTACACTTACAATCACCGAGCAAAAAAAGATTTTACAAGTAACTGAGCGTTATTCAATACAAGAAATGCTATTTCAATTGGAGGGAGGCGTGGAAGATGTATGA
- a CDS encoding Wadjet anti-phage system protein JetD domain-containing protein, which translates to MIEHLKKYLQTLKKKTISIDELQSFSANANIPYEQFVDMIQSLEKSHVITMVKAHGRTSRPPFLANTYRIQQAALKEDYFVQLQQLRLELHKQIRLDRYFRLNEKVMQQDLPYLRKIHQYLVNSGLPTYAVPAPERSFELVGDEKWIEETGGAECLKRVELWDKMNIMPVGDPLMFAVNGVRINENHHIHLIVENKTTYQGLLPALKDSRFTTLIYGSGWKVDKGMESFHEQLLVNGVHTFYYFGDLDRTGISIWYKLHQAFDVLPARAFYDKCLQCRPSLGKETQTILDGALASFLSFFPENEHSNIIQMLKTNHYLPQEVLKTRELQMIWRVWSDAIF; encoded by the coding sequence ATGATAGAGCATTTGAAAAAATATTTACAAACCTTAAAAAAGAAAACTATATCCATCGACGAACTACAAAGCTTCTCGGCTAACGCAAACATACCCTATGAGCAATTTGTTGACATGATACAATCACTTGAAAAATCGCATGTCATAACGATGGTCAAAGCACATGGTCGCACATCACGTCCACCATTTTTAGCGAATACATACCGTATTCAACAAGCAGCCCTAAAAGAAGATTATTTTGTTCAACTTCAGCAATTACGATTGGAATTACATAAACAGATTCGCTTAGATCGCTATTTCCGACTTAATGAAAAAGTAATGCAACAAGATCTCCCTTATCTGCGTAAAATTCATCAATATCTTGTAAACAGCGGTTTGCCAACTTATGCGGTACCTGCCCCTGAACGCAGTTTTGAACTTGTAGGTGATGAAAAGTGGATTGAAGAAACTGGCGGTGCCGAGTGTCTAAAACGAGTAGAGCTGTGGGATAAAATGAATATTATGCCCGTTGGAGATCCATTGATGTTTGCTGTAAACGGGGTAAGAATAAATGAAAACCATCACATTCATCTGATTGTAGAAAATAAGACGACCTATCAGGGATTGTTGCCTGCACTAAAGGACAGTCGATTTACAACTTTGATTTACGGAAGTGGTTGGAAAGTTGATAAAGGGATGGAAAGTTTCCATGAGCAATTGCTGGTTAACGGGGTACATACTTTTTATTATTTTGGTGATTTAGATCGGACGGGCATCTCGATTTGGTATAAACTACACCAGGCATTCGATGTATTACCGGCACGTGCATTTTACGACAAATGTCTTCAATGCCGACCGTCCCTAGGGAAAGAAACTCAAACAATCTTGGACGGTGCACTCGCTTCTTTCTTATCCTTTTTCCCTGAAAATGAACATTCGAACATAATACAAATGCTTAAAACCAATCATTATTTACCCCAAGAAGTATTGAAAACACGCGAGTTACAAATGATTTGGAGGGTGTGGAGTGATGCAATTTTCTGA
- a CDS encoding DUF3307 domain-containing protein produces the protein MIVLLLLLAHLVADFWLQTDAMVKNKMKNLKKHMLHHLITTGLALVIIWGYSHHFTNIFSYLLLPLAFIVVSHLVIDILKIKLLDTIKAKDSNSLKKLCFFLVDQLLHITMLLITCMIFFHMTTPKIVTRLLQLLSEENEIGSLDVLNTFLFIVILFILATSVSGHIINLLVGSLPSEFVNFEGEFTLTNQLTKEKSSHPSKIDSNFTEQYHYLTYSNPLPSRGRLIGYVERLLVISLTIVGAYPSIAFIIAAKSIARFKQLDDRNWAEYFLLGTLASILLGLVLGLLAKKIIM, from the coding sequence ATGATAGTCTTATTGTTACTTCTTGCACATTTAGTAGCTGACTTTTGGCTACAAACGGATGCCATGGTAAAAAACAAGATGAAGAATTTAAAGAAGCATATGCTCCACCATCTAATTACAACTGGACTAGCACTCGTAATCATCTGGGGGTATTCTCATCACTTTACGAATATATTCAGCTATCTCTTACTTCCCCTAGCCTTTATAGTCGTGTCGCATCTAGTGATTGATATATTGAAAATAAAGCTGTTGGATACCATCAAAGCAAAAGATAGTAACAGTTTAAAAAAGTTATGTTTTTTCCTGGTAGACCAGTTATTACATATTACGATGTTGCTGATCACCTGTATGATTTTCTTTCATATGACCACGCCAAAGATAGTGACCCGATTACTACAATTGCTCAGTGAGGAGAATGAAATCGGCAGTTTAGACGTGCTCAATACATTTCTTTTTATTGTCATTCTTTTTATTTTGGCTACAAGTGTGAGTGGTCACATAATAAATTTATTGGTAGGCTCGCTGCCTTCGGAATTTGTAAATTTCGAAGGGGAATTTACGCTTACTAATCAATTAACGAAAGAAAAATCTAGTCATCCGTCTAAGATTGATAGTAATTTCACAGAGCAATACCATTACCTTACCTATTCCAATCCCCTACCTTCACGTGGAAGGTTAATTGGCTACGTAGAAAGATTACTAGTGATTTCATTAACGATTGTAGGTGCGTATCCATCGATTGCTTTCATAATTGCGGCAAAGTCGATTGCGCGTTTTAAGCAATTAGATGATCGAAATTGGGCTGAATACTTCTTATTGGGAACTTTAGCTTCCATATTGCTCGGATTAGTGCTTGGTTTATTGGCGAAAAAAATCATCATGTAA
- a CDS encoding amino acid permease, with the protein MKKQELARGLKNRHVQLIAIGGAIGTGLFLGAGKSIHLTGPSILFAYLITGIVCFLIMRALGELLLSNLKYNSFVDFVQDYMGNMAAFITGWTYWFCWISIAMADLTAVGLYTQFWFPDVPQWMPGLIALVVLLMMNLATVKLFGEMEFWFALIKIIAILALIVIGGYMIFKGFTTDAGTASLSNLWSHGGMFPNGVTGFILSFQMVVFAFAGIELVGLTAGETANPEKVIPKAINNIPIRILIFYIGALTVIMSIYPWDAINPTESPFVRVFMAVGIAAAAGIVNFVVLTSAASACNSAIFSTSRMVYSLAKDKHAPIPFTKLTGNKVPSNALFFSTIVILIAVVLNYVMPEGVFTLITSISTVCFIFIWGITVISHLKYRKRRPDLARRSKFKMPFYPLSNYLILIFLAFVLVVLALAEDTRIALFVTPVWFILLIGIYKMRGVRN; encoded by the coding sequence TTGAAGAAGCAAGAATTAGCAAGAGGTTTGAAAAATCGTCACGTGCAACTGATTGCGATTGGTGGAGCAATCGGAACAGGATTATTTCTAGGCGCAGGAAAATCAATTCATTTAACAGGGCCGTCGATTTTATTTGCTTATCTGATCACAGGTATTGTCTGCTTTCTAATCATGCGTGCACTCGGAGAGCTACTCTTAAGTAATTTGAAATACAATTCGTTTGTAGACTTTGTACAAGATTATATGGGCAATATGGCAGCATTTATCACGGGGTGGACGTATTGGTTCTGTTGGATTTCTATCGCGATGGCTGATTTAACCGCAGTTGGACTCTACACGCAATTCTGGTTCCCAGACGTGCCCCAGTGGATGCCAGGTCTTATCGCACTCGTTGTGTTGCTGATGATGAACCTTGCGACAGTCAAACTGTTTGGGGAAATGGAATTTTGGTTTGCCTTAATTAAAATTATTGCTATTTTAGCACTCATTGTCATTGGTGGTTATATGATTTTCAAAGGGTTTACGACTGATGCAGGAACAGCAAGCCTCTCTAATTTATGGAGCCATGGCGGTATGTTCCCGAACGGAGTGACGGGCTTTATACTGTCCTTCCAGATGGTTGTGTTCGCCTTTGCAGGTATTGAGTTGGTAGGATTAACGGCTGGAGAAACAGCAAACCCTGAAAAAGTAATTCCAAAAGCGATCAACAATATTCCAATTCGGATTTTAATTTTCTACATTGGCGCATTGACTGTCATTATGAGTATTTACCCGTGGGATGCTATCAATCCAACGGAAAGTCCATTTGTACGCGTCTTCATGGCTGTCGGAATCGCAGCTGCGGCTGGTATCGTTAATTTTGTGGTCCTGACATCCGCTGCCTCTGCATGTAACAGCGCCATTTTTAGTACTAGCCGGATGGTTTATTCACTCGCGAAAGATAAACATGCGCCTATCCCTTTTACTAAATTAACAGGCAATAAAGTACCTTCTAACGCTTTGTTCTTTTCAACGATTGTCATTCTGATAGCTGTTGTACTGAACTATGTCATGCCAGAAGGCGTCTTTACGCTTATCACAAGTATCTCGACGGTGTGTTTCATCTTCATTTGGGGTATTACAGTTATCAGCCATCTGAAATACCGTAAAAGAAGACCGGATTTAGCTAGAAGGAGCAAATTTAAAATGCCGTTTTACCCACTTTCCAACTATTTGATCTTGATTTTCCTTGCATTCGTGCTAGTTGTGCTAGCACTGGCAGAAGATACACGCATCGCGTTGTTCGTCACGCCTGTGTGGTTTATTTTGCTGATTGGGATATATAAGATGCGGGGAGTTCGGAACTGA
- a CDS encoding PspC domain-containing protein translates to MSKLTKSSSDKILFGVCGGMADFFNLPSLIVRLLFVFVPGSIAVYLIFALFLPKESL, encoded by the coding sequence ATGAGCAAATTAACGAAATCATCGTCCGATAAGATTTTATTCGGGGTTTGTGGAGGAATGGCGGATTTTTTCAATTTACCATCGTTGATTGTAAGGCTACTATTTGTTTTTGTGCCAGGATCCATTGCTGTCTATTTAATATTCGCATTATTTTTGCCTAAGGAGTCACTTTAA
- a CDS encoding DUF3221 domain-containing protein, whose translation MKRYLVFLLIVCLTLVGCDAKDSAVKGQVDRRGVITEVDVTGNRVLVDDSDDGLIWLTLPSFYDITKYEVNQEVVVWIDGGIKESYPAQATARNIEILKVEELSSDAFDYNNHAFPPNLTGFVEINGTRYKMAKGGFKWTRKNQSIMTDAASPTQIAENLEPIIVEANSEAIIVIEQNPILSVFIWDTDIEQQAVTVEEGHISLPATSGNTIYEVVAKWENGRVSFTFVVEVK comes from the coding sequence ATGAAGCGATACCTAGTTTTCCTGTTAATTGTCTGTTTGACCTTAGTGGGGTGTGATGCAAAGGATAGTGCGGTTAAAGGGCAAGTTGATCGACGAGGGGTCATTACTGAAGTCGATGTGACTGGAAACCGTGTGTTGGTGGATGATTCAGACGATGGGCTTATTTGGCTGACTTTACCTAGTTTTTATGACATCACAAAATATGAAGTGAATCAGGAGGTTGTTGTATGGATAGATGGCGGCATCAAAGAATCCTATCCCGCTCAAGCAACAGCACGAAATATTGAAATATTAAAGGTGGAGGAACTATCATCCGATGCGTTCGATTATAATAATCATGCGTTTCCGCCTAATCTAACTGGATTTGTTGAGATAAATGGCACTCGTTATAAAATGGCAAAAGGCGGCTTTAAGTGGACAAGAAAAAATCAATCCATTATGACAGATGCTGCTAGTCCAACGCAAATTGCGGAAAATTTGGAGCCCATTATCGTTGAAGCCAATAGCGAGGCCATCATTGTGATTGAGCAAAACCCTATCCTGAGTGTTTTTATCTGGGATACGGATATTGAACAACAGGCTGTCACTGTAGAAGAAGGCCATATCTCACTGCCTGCTACTAGCGGCAATACAATCTACGAAGTCGTAGCGAAATGGGAGAATGGTAGAGTTTCGTTTACATTTGTTGTAGAAGTAAAATAA
- a CDS encoding GNAT family N-acetyltransferase: protein MTIVQATINDLDALTELFDLYRQFYQQPSDLDGARTFLNDRLSNEESIVFLALDNNEAIGFVQLYPSFSSVSMKRTWVLNDLYVKESGRGKGFGEALIRRAITFAVEVGAKGVLLETGKDNITAQRLYEKIGFAKETNYFYFFSV, encoded by the coding sequence ATGACTATTGTACAAGCAACAATAAATGACCTGGATGCGTTAACCGAACTTTTTGACCTGTATCGTCAATTTTATCAGCAACCATCTGATTTGGATGGCGCAAGGACTTTCCTGAATGATAGATTAAGCAATGAGGAATCTATTGTCTTTTTGGCTTTGGATAACAACGAGGCAATCGGCTTTGTTCAACTCTATCCATCGTTTTCATCCGTCAGTATGAAACGGACATGGGTGTTAAACGATTTGTATGTGAAAGAATCTGGTCGTGGTAAAGGCTTTGGTGAGGCATTGATACGGAGAGCGATTACTTTTGCAGTAGAGGTGGGTGCAAAGGGGGTACTGCTTGAAACAGGGAAAGACAATATAACAGCACAGAGGCTGTATGAGAAAATTGGATTTGCCAAAGAAACGAATTACTTTTACTTTTTTAGTGTGTAA
- a CDS encoding GNAT family N-acetyltransferase, whose product MFTYKIDDKTELKMLTLQDTESLFMLTDQSREHLKEWLPFIDYTKTSADTAAFITSTMKQFGDNNGFQAGIWYEGKLAGVIGFHKIDWSNKSTSIGYWLGKGFEGSGLMTKSVKAFVNHAIIELGLNRVEIRAAVENKKSRAIPERLGFTEEGCIRQAEWLYDHYVNHVVYGMLAEDWQRKQNQ is encoded by the coding sequence ATGTTTACTTATAAAATTGATGACAAGACAGAATTGAAAATGCTAACACTGCAAGATACGGAGTCATTATTTATGTTAACAGATCAATCACGAGAACACTTAAAAGAGTGGCTACCTTTCATTGATTATACGAAGACCTCAGCAGACACAGCAGCATTTATAACTTCGACTATGAAACAATTTGGTGATAACAATGGCTTTCAAGCAGGTATTTGGTATGAAGGAAAACTTGCGGGAGTCATCGGGTTTCATAAAATTGATTGGAGCAACAAATCGACCAGTATAGGCTATTGGTTAGGGAAGGGCTTTGAAGGTTCGGGGTTAATGACCAAATCGGTTAAAGCCTTTGTCAATCATGCGATTATTGAACTCGGCTTAAATCGCGTGGAAATCCGAGCGGCCGTAGAGAATAAAAAGAGTAGAGCGATTCCAGAAAGACTAGGTTTCACAGAGGAAGGATGTATTCGCCAGGCTGAATGGTTGTATGATCATTACGTGAACCATGTTGTTTATGGTATGTTGGCAGAGGATTGGCAAAGGAAACAGAACCAATGA
- a CDS encoding GNAT family N-acetyltransferase, producing MSLIVTKELAQTIELSEIDALHSRLMAMQAIEGNPMGVDIQQFGNATAFSVKNIPGPSFNTVKGLTDGDEQFMDQLIEFYTEKEIRVRFELTPAHASPDLLAHLQQAGFYHSDFHTSLYGSLIQSAVTVDERITIRRLESHEFDLFAEIYAKGFQMPTFLQSGIAQNNVILHGNDHWTFYLASLDDEPAGIGVLFVKDGMATLAAAATVPHLRSKGVQQALIHQRIQHATRLHSRLIVGQAEFGSVSQNNMERAGMKIAYTKAIWVQQ from the coding sequence ATGAGCTTGATTGTAACGAAAGAGCTAGCCCAAACCATTGAGCTATCAGAAATAGACGCCTTACATTCACGGCTAATGGCTATGCAAGCCATTGAAGGGAATCCAATGGGCGTTGACATCCAACAGTTTGGCAATGCCACCGCATTCTCTGTAAAAAACATACCTGGTCCCTCCTTTAATACAGTGAAAGGGTTAACAGATGGGGATGAGCAGTTTATGGATCAACTTATCGAGTTTTATACCGAGAAAGAGATACGTGTACGATTTGAGTTGACACCTGCACATGCCTCACCAGATTTGTTGGCACATCTTCAGCAGGCTGGATTTTATCATTCTGATTTTCATACGTCTCTGTATGGCTCGCTCATACAAAGCGCCGTAACAGTTGATGAAAGAATCACTATTCGCCGCCTGGAGAGTCATGAATTTGATTTATTTGCGGAAATTTATGCAAAAGGTTTTCAAATGCCTACATTTTTACAAAGTGGGATTGCTCAAAATAATGTAATCCTACACGGCAATGACCACTGGACTTTTTACCTTGCCAGTTTGGACGATGAACCTGCCGGAATTGGTGTGTTGTTCGTAAAAGATGGAATGGCTACGCTTGCGGCGGCAGCTACTGTTCCACATCTACGAAGTAAAGGGGTTCAACAGGCTTTGATTCATCAACGCATCCAGCATGCAACAAGGCTACACAGCAGATTAATTGTCGGGCAAGCCGAATTTGGGTCAGTTAGTCAAAACAATATGGAGAGAGCAGGAATGAAAATTGCTTATACGAAAGCGATTTGGGTACAACAATAA
- a CDS encoding GNAT family N-acetyltransferase, with translation MMTELHTKRLYLRKMKVSDTSSLFRIWSDPDVTKFMNISSFANENQAKEMIELLDGLAQANEAIRFSIVELESTEIIGSCGYNSLDFEHAKAEIGYDIAQAFWGKGYATEAINSLVKHAFTTLALNRIEAKVHPENVNSIKVLQKLNFTFEGTLRQTERVNGQFHDLNIYSKLRTD, from the coding sequence TTGATGACAGAGTTACACACAAAAAGGTTATACTTACGTAAAATGAAAGTGTCGGATACGTCTAGTTTGTTTCGCATTTGGTCTGACCCCGACGTTACTAAATTTATGAATATCAGTAGTTTTGCAAATGAAAACCAAGCAAAAGAGATGATTGAATTATTAGATGGACTTGCACAAGCTAACGAGGCTATACGCTTTAGCATAGTTGAACTAGAATCGACTGAAATTATCGGTTCTTGTGGGTATAATTCCTTAGATTTCGAACATGCAAAAGCTGAAATAGGCTATGATATTGCTCAAGCATTTTGGGGTAAGGGATATGCTACAGAAGCTATTAATTCTTTAGTAAAGCATGCATTCACGACGTTAGCATTAAACAGAATCGAAGCAAAAGTACATCCTGAAAACGTGAATTCAATCAAAGTTTTACAGAAGTTAAACTTTACATTTGAGGGGACATTAAGACAGACTGAAAGAGTCAATGGACAATTTCATGACCTCAATATCTATTCAAAATTAAGAACAGATTGA
- the yhfH gene encoding protein YhfH yields the protein MEQMKILTEKHCIECGNKIIEKHESVLYECERCIGKHEH from the coding sequence ATGGAACAGATGAAGATATTAACGGAAAAACATTGTATAGAGTGTGGTAACAAAATTATCGAAAAGCATGAATCAGTACTGTATGAATGTGAGCGTTGCATTGGCAAGCATGAGCATTGA
- a CDS encoding helix-turn-helix domain-containing protein, producing the protein MNEWYTRQQVADILGISKATVYHYAKQKKIIKIEDPHRLIREARYKKEEVDALAEERKRHQPTGLRPSELAKQLGVTTQRIYTLIQETELPVDELPVGDERTIYSIPKETAAWIRQEIERTASVRGTRVEFYDAKFDIALYQCFRTQQGQDIRVLRNDNQEWGFYLQSRTWIPFADGVNVFQYEAVYPIHQPNHSVRGYTDFSLPKDLEESFDFLDFVYQVWGIENIRIREQEGHIDLSIKSGVVVLGIPVPETFTESMIEKLLVLGDVVMEEGQWTLISGYRRTTFDLPNNLLDELQGIAKANNLSMSEYVELAVREKMEGE; encoded by the coding sequence TTGAATGAATGGTATACCAGACAACAAGTAGCGGACATACTGGGCATTTCGAAGGCGACTGTCTATCATTACGCCAAACAAAAGAAAATTATCAAAATAGAAGATCCGCATCGTCTTATACGTGAAGCGAGGTACAAAAAGGAAGAAGTAGATGCACTAGCAGAAGAACGAAAACGACATCAACCAACAGGGTTGCGACCTTCCGAACTCGCCAAGCAATTAGGCGTGACGACGCAGCGTATTTATACCTTGATTCAAGAGACTGAGTTACCTGTGGATGAATTGCCGGTTGGAGATGAGCGGACGATTTATTCTATCCCAAAAGAAACGGCGGCGTGGATTCGGCAGGAGATCGAGCGAACTGCCTCTGTACGGGGTACACGTGTTGAATTTTATGATGCTAAATTCGATATCGCACTGTATCAGTGTTTCCGCACCCAGCAAGGTCAGGATATACGTGTGTTGCGTAACGATAACCAGGAGTGGGGATTTTATTTGCAATCACGCACATGGATTCCTTTTGCGGATGGTGTGAACGTCTTTCAGTATGAGGCGGTGTACCCGATTCATCAGCCGAATCACAGTGTAAGGGGCTATACTGATTTCTCATTGCCAAAGGATTTAGAGGAATCCTTTGATTTCCTCGATTTTGTGTACCAGGTATGGGGAATTGAAAACATTCGTATCCGTGAGCAAGAAGGGCATATCGATTTATCGATCAAAAGTGGGGTCGTGGTATTGGGCATACCCGTTCCAGAAACTTTTACAGAAAGTATGATTGAGAAATTACTTGTCTTAGGTGATGTCGTGATGGAAGAAGGACAGTGGACGCTGATTAGTGGCTACAGGAGGACAACATTTGACTTACCGAACAATTTGTTGGATGAATTGCAGGGAATTGCGAAAGCAAACAATCTGTCGATGAGTGAATATGTCGAGCTCGCGGTGCGAGAGAAGATGGAAGGAGAATAG